The proteins below come from a single Danaus plexippus chromosome 20, MEX_DaPlex, whole genome shotgun sequence genomic window:
- the LOC116774114 gene encoding trypsin, alkaline C-like translates to MAFWILALAALAGSVTSLPNRIVGGEPTTIENYPSIVQVEFQGVFSGVWSQSCGANIITTRTVISAAHCFEGRNYSPQLRRIRAGATYRNNGGQVSYVLVAYNHPSYNSVLSYDGDITVVRLIQALVYSPAVARTSIPAQGSVIPANLPVVHAGWGTTSSGGQLSSVLRDVTIYTVNNTLCAEIYANRPRPLKVTENMICAGILGVGGKDACQGDSGGPLYYGNITIGVVSWGAGCAMAQFPGVSTAVAPYTNWIVENSI, encoded by the exons ATGGCTTTCTGGATACTTGCACTCGCTGCCTTAGCAg GTTCTGTAACCTCGCTGCCTAACCGGATTGTGGGAGGTGAACCAACCACTATCGAAAACTATCCTTCAATAGTCCAAGTAGAATTCCAAGGAGTATTCTCCGGTGTTTGGTCTCAATCGTGTGGCGCTAACATTATTACCACTAGAACCGTAATCTCCGCAGCTCATTGTTTTGAAGGACG AAACTACTCACCACAATTGCGTCGTATCAGAGCTGGTGCCACTTATAGGAACAACGGTGGACAAGTCAGCTATGTTCTTGTCGCTTACAATCACCCCAGCTATAACTCTGTTTTGAGTTACGATGGTGATATAACTGTGGTTAGACTAATACAAGCACTGGTCTATAGTCCTGCTGTTGCAAGAACTTCAATTCCTGCTCAGGGTTCCGTTATTCCAGCAAACCTACCAGTTGTCCACGCTGGTTGGGGAACCACCTCT TCCGGTGGTCAATTATCTTCAGTTCTTCGAGACGTCACCATTTACACAGTCAACAATACATTATGTGCTGAAATCTACGCAAACCGTCCCAGGCCATTGAAGGTTACTGAAAATATGATTTGCGCTGGAATCCTCGGCGTCGGTGGTAAAGATGCTTGCCAGGGTGACTCTGGAGGTCCCCTGTACTACGGTAATATCACTATTGGTGTTGTTTCTTGGGGAGCTGGATGCGCCATGGCTCAATTCCCAGGCGTCAGCACAGCGGTCGCTCCTTACACAAACTGGATCGTTGAAAATTCCATTTAA